Genomic window (Polaribacter batillariae):
GCTGCATGGAAACCAGCACCTGTGTAAAGCCAATCGTTTATAGGAATATTGTAATTTAATCCAATAAAACCCATTGTTGGTCTTAGTTGATAATTACTATAAATATTTAATTCATCAGGCATGTGAACAAGAGTATAGTTTAAACGGATTTTATTACTGAGTTCTTTTACCTTTAAATTCGTGAAAGTGTTTTCTTGAGAAAAAACAGAAATAAAGGATAAAATTGAAACCAAAAAAACTATTTTTTTCATAATTCTATTTTTTAAACTCACTTGTAAAATGCAATTTTACAGAAGGGTATTTACTTTGTGTCATTTGAATGGTAAATTCCGAATCTGCTAAAAATACCAATTGGCCTTGTTTGTCTTTTGCTAAATAACGTTGTTTTACGCGTTTAAAGTCTTTAAATTCTTCGTTTTTGGGGTCTGTAGCTTCTACCCAACAAGCTTTGTGGACTTGTAGATTTTCGTAGGTACATTTTGCCCCATATTCGTGTTCTAATCGATATTGAATGACCTCAAATTGAAGTGCGCCAACTGTACCCACGATTCTTCGTCCATTCATTTCTAAGATAAATAATTGGGCAACACCCTCGTCCATTAATTGGTCTAAACCTTTGTACAATTGTTTAGACTTCATTGGGTCTGCATTGTTTACATAGCGAAAATGTTCTGGAGAAAAACTTGGTATTCCTCTAAAGTTCAGTTCTTCGCCTTCCGTTAAAGTATCTCCAATTTTAAAGTTTCCGGTATCGTGAATTCCTACAATGTCGCCAGGGAAAGACTCTTCTACGATTTCTTTTTTCTCGGCAAAAAATGCATTCGGACTCGAAAATTTTACTTTTTTGCCATTTCTAACGTGTAAATAAGGCGAATTTCTTTTAAAAGTTCCAGAAACTACTTTTATAAACGCCAGTCTATCTCTATGTTTAGGATCCATATTTGCATGAATTTTAAACACAAAACCCGTCATTTTTTTCTCTTTGGAATCCACCAAACGTTCTTCTGCTTTTTTTGGCTGTGGAGAAGGGGCAATTTCAATAAATGCATCCAATAATTCTTTAACTCCGAAATTGTTTAATGCAGATCCAAAAAATACAGGTTGAAGTTCTCCTTTTAAATATTCATCTTGATTGAAAGGTGGATATACTTCATCTATCAATTCTAGTTCTTCACGCAAAGTATCTGCTGGTTTTTTACCAACAGCTTTGTCTAATTCTGTACTAGAAAGGTCGTTAAATTCAACTCCTTCTGAAACAGTTTGCTTTTTATCTCCAGCAAATAAGTTTAGTTTTTTCTCCCAAATATTATAGATGCCTTTAAAATCGTACCCCATTCCAATAGGAAAACTCATAGGAGTAACTCGCAAACCTAATTTTTGTTCAACTTCGTCTAATAAATCGAAAGCATCTTTACCTTCTCTATCTAACTTATTGATAAAAACCAACATAGGTATGCTTCGCATTCTACATACTTCTACTAATTTTTCGGTTTGTGGCTCTACACCTTTAGCGACATCAATTACCACAATAACACTATCTACAGCTGTTAAGGTTCTAAAAGTGTCTTCGGCAAAATCTTTGTGCCCAGGAGTGTCTAAAATGTTAATTTTTTTGTTTTTGTAAATAAAAGCTAACACAGAGGTGGCTACAGAAATTCCACGCTGACGCTCAATTTCCATAAAGTCGGAAGTTGCTCCCTTTTTTATCTTATTGTTTTTTACAGCTCCAGCTTCTTGTATGGCACCACCAAAAAGTAATAATTTTTCTGTTAGTGTCGTTTTTCCTGCATCTGGATGCGATATAATACCAAATGTTCTTCTGCGTGCTATTTCTTTTAAAAAACTCATTTACAAATTTTGAGGTGCAAAGATAGGTTTTATTCTATAATTTTTATAATGAAATTAAAGGGATGAAAAGGATGATTTTAAAGAAAATATGAAGGGACAGATTTTATGGATTATTGCACAGATTTTCACGGATAATGATGCAGAAACTCTTGATAGCATGTTTTTCTTTGGAGAAATAAAGAGATTTAACCACAGGTTTTTTAAAAAAATAATGCGTAAAAACCTGTGAAATATATGTCAATTTTTTTTTTAAAACTCTATGAAACAAGCCGCAAAAATCCGTGAAAATTTGTGAAATCCGTATTAAAAAAAAACTAAAAATCTTCTAAAACCTCAATCGTCATTTTAATATTTTCTTCTGGTCATTCCGGTACTTTCGTAAAAAAATAATGAGTTTTTACTTGTTTTTTACCACAGTACTTTGTTGTACACCGTTTTTTATTCAATTATTTCTTTCGTAGGCATTTTAAAAATCCAAACTCCTAAAACTATAGTTAATGAATAGATTAAAACCCAAACTGTTTGGTCCGACCATCTTGTTACAAATCCATTGTCAACAATATAGAAAGTCAACCAGACGGATAAAAAAGAATATAAACTCAAAATTATTTTATTTTTCCAAATAGATATATCCGAGTTTAGTCTTCTCTGTATTAACCAAAAAATCATCATTGCTGGTATTGAAAGAAACAAACCGAAGATTATCATTAAAAATATCATTTCATATGAATTCAAAATTTCGTTTAATTCAGATTTGTTGATTATAAGCCCTAAAATAATAGCTAATAATAATGGCGAACTTATTACTGTAAACAACCAAATTTGAATTGTATATTTCATTAATAATTTTGTTTCCTATTGATAATTTGAGTCACATATTTTCTATGGTTTTCAAATCCATTTTTATCAGGATTTTCCAAGTCAATCATTCCATCGATTCCAGAATCGTAAATCTGCCAATTATGTTTTTTAGCTAATTCAATCAATTCATAAAGTCCATTCTCTCCATATAATTGAAGCATAAAATTGCTTGATTTTTCTTTGTCTGTAACAAAGTCAATTGTAAAATCTATTCCGATTATTTCTCTGTGATTTTCGTCTTTTTTTATTTGGTCAAATGAACTTTCCAAAATTCCACAAAAATCAGTCGGTTCCAATTGGTTTTCATCCAATTCCGCAATCGATTCTATTTTTTGTTTTGAATTAAAAAGTACAATATCCCAACTCATTTTCTTGGTTTTCTTAAATGGTGTACAACGTTTCTCGTATAAGATTAGTTGCGTTTTTGTGCTCGAGGATTTTCCGAAGGAAAATCAGAAGTAGCAAAAATGCAACTCACTTTGATTAAGCATTAAAATAGCAATTAATTTTATACAGTGTTAGCAAATGTTATTTTTCTTTCCAATAATTCAATTCTCTATAAATTATTGAATCTTTATCGTTTTTCCAATTTAGTTGAATTTCTAATTTACTTTTTTCTTTAGAAATTTCGTTTATGATTTCAATATAATTACTTCCGTACTTTAGCCCCTTATTAATTCGGAGTGATATTTTAAATTTCAAATAAATATATTTGAGATATGAAATACAAGAAATGGACATTAGCACAGAAGTTAGAAATACTATCAGTTTCAGAAGAAATCGGCATTGTTGAAGCCTGCCGAAAATACAGTGTAAGCACAGGTACTTTCTACAGTTGGCGGAAAAAGTTTGAGCACAAAGGTGAAGCTGGTTTAAAAGTTACCTATGACACTAAAAGCAAAGAACTTAAAGAAGCCGAACAAGAAAATCGTGTTTTAAGAAAATTACTAAGCGATAGAGAAATAGAACTTGAAGTGCAACGAGAACTTTTAAAAAAAAAGTTTGGAACGTCCGATCCAAGAAAGATCTAGTAGACGCTATATATAAAAAACATAAAATTAGCAAGAGTAAGATTATCAAAATGGTAGGTATTGTGTCAAGTAGCTATTATAGAAAGCCTAGTGGTGGTAAAAAAGGAAATAAGCCAACTAAAGAGACCTTTCACAAGACTAAAGGCCTGGTATTGCAGGATGACGTAGTTGCAGCTATTAAAGAGGTTTTAAAGGATGAATTTATAGATTGTGGCTATAGATTAATGACCAGTTATTTAAATAGAGACGGCTATACTATAAACCATAAAAAGCTATATAGAATTATGAAGGAAGAAGGTCTGTTGAAGCTTGACAATAGGATAGATAGAAGTGGTTCTGGACGTAAATTTGTAAAGTTTAGAAAGGTTTATACTTCTAGACCTTTGGAGTGTTTAGAGATGGATATAAAGATGGTTTGGATACCAAGTGTAGGTAAAAACGCTTATTTACTCTCGGTTATTGACGTTCACACACGTAGAATATTGAAAGACTATTTTTCCTTTAATATCAAACAAAATCACGTAATAGCGCTATTATCTGCATTGTTTGAAGATTGTGATTATCCCAATAATGTAGTTATTAGGAGTGATAATGGCAGTCAATTTATAGCAAAAAAAGTGCGTGAATATTTAGGATTAATCGGAGTACAACAAGAATTTACACACATTGCGACTCCAGAAGAGAATGCACATATTGAAGCATACCACGGAATATTAAAAAAAGAAGTATTCAAAAGGTTCGATTATCAATATTTTGGAGAAATAGAGCAAATACTAAAACGCTACGTGAAATTTTACAATAATAGAAGGATCCATGGTCTATTAGGACGAATAACTCCAATGGAAAAATGGAGTCAAGATAAACACCTTATTAGAAGAAATAAATTAACAGCTTAATTAATAATCGAAATTTAAAAGATTACTCTTGTTTTATAGGGGTCAAAACATTCCGTATTCACTCAATTTTTGGTTGAGAAATTTATATCTATACTTTTTTAATTCAGAATTTAATTCGGCAATTTGCTTATTCGAGATTTTCAAAGAACGGATTTTGTCATAATCTTTCTCTCCTTTAATATTTAATGTATCTAAAAAGTAATCAAAACCTTTTGCGACAACATTATTCCAATCATCAATATAGATTTGATAATAGTTTCTCAATCTTCCTTCTTTTTGACGTAAATTAAACCATCCACATCCAGCTGATATTGTATCGCAACCATCTTTCACGACTTCTCTAATTGAAATATTAAATTGATTGTCAAAAGCATTATAAGTAGGTGAGGGCTTGCAACTATTCAGAGCGATAAAAATTAAAATAACAATAATCTTTTTCATTTTTTTATTCTTTTAACCAGTTTGAGTGGTTTTCACAATATTTGCCAACGTATTTGTTTATGGAAAGTTGCGATTTTGTCTGCGAGGAATTTCCGAAGGAAATTCAGCAGTAGGCAAAAAAGCAACTAATTTTGATAAGGCTAAAAGTAGCAATTTTTTATAAGCGGTGTTGGCAAATGCGTGTTTTTATGTTTTTTTCAACGTTTTTTTTATTTTCCGCAAAGATTTTAATTCCGCATTTTGCTTAATTCCGAAAACGTTTTAAACTCAAAAATTGAGTAAGAATTTCGCGTTTAATTTTTTCAGAGTTTGAGTAAATTCACACGTTTTACAATTCCAACTATTTGCAAAATTCCGCCTGAATTTTGCGGGCGAGAGAGTGTTCCACATTTTAAAAATTCCTTTTTCTTTCGTTTTAAAATTCAGAGTTTAAAATCACAATTTTGATAAAAAACCAGGCTTAAAGGGCTTATGCTTTTTTTGCGCAAATCAGCAGTTTTTGCTAACGTATTTGTTTATGGAAAGTTGCGATTTTGTCTGCGAGGAATTTCCGAAGGAAATTCAGTAGTAGGCAAAAAAAGCAACCAACTTTAATATGGCTAAAAGTAGCAATTTTTTATAAGCGGTGTTGTAAAAAGCGGGTTTAATTTTCCGTAATTTATTTTTCAGCTTTTAAAATTCTCACTTTTTCATTCAGTTATAAATTCCGTTTTGAGTGATTTTTTCACGCTTAGAATTTTTCAGATTTTGTTCAATTCCGCCAACTTTCTAAATTCAGCGTTTGAGTAAGCATTCCGCCAAAATGATTTTCAGGATTTGAGTAAAATTTCTTTAGTATTTGATTTTCAGTATTTTATAGTTTTAATCGTTTGCAAAATTCCGCCTGAATTTTGCGAGCGAGAGAGTGTTCCACATTTTTGGATTCAATTTTTTTTTCAGATTTCGAAACGGTAAAAAACTAAAAGTTATTTTTAAACAACTGATTTGTTTTTGGCATGATTCAGCCAGTTTTTTACAACGTATGCGTACATGGCAAGTGAATAGCGAAGCTCATTTGCTATGTGCGCTGTTGTGTGCAGTAAATATAGCAATTAGTTGGCTAATTTCATATTTACGTAGTCAGTCAAACGCTACGATAATTCGCTTTTCATATCTTATTAGTTTATTTTTTTATGAACTTTATACCAACTGTATAAGGTTACGTCAAAAAATAATCGGAATTCATTCTCTCTACCTTTTACTTTTTAAATCACTAAAATTCAATCTTTTATTTGACTTTCTCAAAAAAAAACCGTAATTTACAAACTTAATAACGTTTCAACGTTTTTGATAGTGTAACTCTCACACGATGTAATCGATAAGTTTGTAAACCGAAATTTCCTTCTAGTCAATTTCCGAATTGATTTAAAAAGTAAAACATTCCGCTTCTAAAAATTCCGAATAGTAAATATGAAAAAGCAAAAAGTTTGACTTATTGCTCACAACGTATTTGTTTATGGAAAGTTGCGATTTTGTCTGCGAGGAATTTCCGAAGGAAATTCAGTAGTAGGCAAAAAAGCAACCAACTTTGATAAGGCTAAAAATAGCAATTTTTTATAAGCGGTGTTAGCAAATGCGTGTTTTTATGTTTTTTTCAACGTTTTTTTTATTTTCCGCAAAGATTTTAATTCCGCATTTTGCTTAATTCCGAAAACGTTTTAAACTCAAAAATTGAGTAAGAATTCCGCCTTTAATTTTTTCAGAGTTTGAGTGAATTCACACGTTTTACAATTCCAACTATTTGCA
Coding sequences:
- a CDS encoding transposase, translating into MKYKKWTLAQKLEILSVSEEIGIVEACRKYSVSTGTFYSWRKKFEHKGEAGLKVTYDTKSKELKEAEQENRVLRKLLSDREIELEVQRELLKKKFGTSDPRKI
- a CDS encoding IS3 family transposase encodes the protein MSKSKIIKMVGIVSSSYYRKPSGGKKGNKPTKETFHKTKGLVLQDDVVAAIKEVLKDEFIDCGYRLMTSYLNRDGYTINHKKLYRIMKEEGLLKLDNRIDRSGSGRKFVKFRKVYTSRPLECLEMDIKMVWIPSVGKNAYLLSVIDVHTRRILKDYFSFNIKQNHVIALLSALFEDCDYPNNVVIRSDNGSQFIAKKVREYLGLIGVQQEFTHIATPEENAHIEAYHGILKKEVFKRFDYQYFGEIEQILKRYVKFYNNRRIHGLLGRITPMEKWSQDKHLIRRNKLTA
- a CDS encoding peptide chain release factor 3, which translates into the protein MSFLKEIARRRTFGIISHPDAGKTTLTEKLLLFGGAIQEAGAVKNNKIKKGATSDFMEIERQRGISVATSVLAFIYKNKKINILDTPGHKDFAEDTFRTLTAVDSVIVVIDVAKGVEPQTEKLVEVCRMRSIPMLVFINKLDREGKDAFDLLDEVEQKLGLRVTPMSFPIGMGYDFKGIYNIWEKKLNLFAGDKKQTVSEGVEFNDLSSTELDKAVGKKPADTLREELELIDEVYPPFNQDEYLKGELQPVFFGSALNNFGVKELLDAFIEIAPSPQPKKAEERLVDSKEKKMTGFVFKIHANMDPKHRDRLAFIKVVSGTFKRNSPYLHVRNGKKVKFSSPNAFFAEKKEIVEESFPGDIVGIHDTGNFKIGDTLTEGEELNFRGIPSFSPEHFRYVNNADPMKSKQLYKGLDQLMDEGVAQLFILEMNGRRIVGTVGALQFEVIQYRLEHEYGAKCTYENLQVHKACWVEATDPKNEEFKDFKRVKQRYLAKDKQGQLVFLADSEFTIQMTQSKYPSVKLHFTSEFKK